The Culex quinquefasciatus strain JHB chromosome 2, VPISU_Cqui_1.0_pri_paternal, whole genome shotgun sequence genome contains the following window.
AAAGGTTGAACTCTGGGCACCATCCGAGGGGCGTCAAGAGGAAtgtcttttaatttaaaaagcaaatggcAAAAGGCGAATCGTCTTAACGAAAAaagtacaagaaaaaaaatcgcccCGTAATGCGCCCTAATAAGAAGGCAGATCCCGCTTACTAAAACGACAAATTATTGGATTTGAACCCTCCTTTTTATGTCCTGGAACTAGTGAaggagcagaaaaaaaatcgcacCCTTTTGCCCAAGGGATGCTGCAGGCAGACCAAAGGAGCGGTTCTagaaaataaggaaaaaaaattaagatgaaaAATTCCTCCATAATTCAGGAGGCATCCAATGTGGGTAGACCAACACCAACTGGAATGTAATATCGACAGCAGTAAATTATGTATCATTCTTGTCCCATTTGGCCACTGACTGCTGCCAACTTTACCTCCCCTCACACCACAACTCAAACCATAAATCATCGTTCAACCATGGTGAGGACGCGATGCCGGTATGTTTTCCGTGTGTCGTATTCCCGAAGGGATTTGGCACGCACATTTTGGGCGCTGTTAATTATGATGGGCTGGCGGAGGGTTAATTTGTACCAACCGAAATCTATTACGTCCGCAAATTTGTTGGTTTTAATCAAATCAATATAATCAGGGGCAAAGGTGTAaaggagagtggggagacttgatccccttttttgtatcgcacataactctgtcaatttcccacaaaactatgaactttttgcatgatttgaaagcttaaacattcaactatgtttggctgataggattcgaatcatgccaagcgttttaaaaaaatattttaaaccggcattttcaaaatgttggggataattcaacatttttaagaaatcttaagcacaatgtttcttattcatccaaacttttctttaagttacagcaatttcacattaaacctgtacgtttgtgctcaaaatataacaagtttagcatgcaaaatatttaaaaacttaaaattttcttttttagtccaaaattgagcatgtttacaaaagctggtaatttttgtttacaaaacttttgaaaaatgtttcaaactgcagtaaattatgtacaactatactaaaggaaactatgtacgaaaacccagcccaattatttaatcctgaggctgattccagtgaatgtaaaaatgcagggatcaagtctccctaaacgcacttttttaaacaattgattgtaaaaatagtatgacgataaatttaacgtcaaatgcgtaagggttttggagttaatATGTTTattaaacaattcatgtataaaaaatatttttttgaataatttttgagtgttttctatacttatcaacacaaagaaaaaagatcacttgaaagttttttgcagcacttttgagaaatatgtgtgtaactcaatctaaacattttttaatttttttctttgatttctaCAATGAATTTTAGTCAATTCCGCAacactttctagaacaaagctaattgttttacccacatgctgacgagatacaggcttgggatcaagtgtccccggggatcgagtctccccactctcccctaagggTACCAAAGATAATGCAATgcctttcatttttttgctaGTTTGTTCGATTTTAAACAaactgcatttaaaaaaaaatcaagattaaaTACTGTACATTGATCAATACACCaccttttaattttactttctcaATCAAATATGATTAATGGCTGCTCTAGATTGAAATAATCGCAACGCGATTGTAATATTATACAACGGTCAATCGTGCTAAATAGGTTTATATCGCTCCCTCAGGACAGGGCCAAAACAATAATGCAACATTAGATTGCCTTCAATCGTCCCCGTGTCCGGCACGGCCTGGTCTGAAGAAATGGATGACAAAATTATACGATTACTCCCTAGCTGCTCACCGAAAAAGGGCAATTTCTCCCAAAATCCCGAAGCCCAAAGTCTAAAGTCACCCGAAATGATATTAAATTTATCCTTAAATGGTTTCTGATGGTCATTTATATGTGTCATATTTCATCGTTTTCCTTCTTCTTTCCCTTCTTCATTTTCTCCAACAGGCTGTACCTCGTGTACGTGCCACATACGGTCGAGTACACACCTGCTGTCCAGTTTTCTACGCTCGAGTATGCCACGGTGGAAGTCGTTAGCGACGTCCGAGTTCCGCCGGATGGTGCTGTTGCTTCGCCGCTGAACCTGCTGCTGGACGATGAGCCGATGGCCGGGAATGCGGTTCTGCAGCAGCTGAAGGTTGCGAAACGATCCGCGGACTTGGCCTTTGGAGAAGACGCGTTGGAAGTTACGATGGAACGGGAGGATAGCTGGAGTGACAGGGACAGCTTTAGCTTGTCGATTGAGGTGAGTTGGCTATGGTCAATTAGCTTATTGGGTAAGGTTTTTTTACAAATAGGTACTtcgaataaattttaaatataatagTATGTTGACAATTAATGAAATGGTAACTGAAGGTTATTTTTTACTTGTTTCCTTCAGTTGATTTACTCGATCCGAAATCACGTATCATAGGCAGGTTAAAGATTTGGTATTCCAACCAATAAACTGTTATCACTCTTTAAACAAACTATTTTGCGAAACCTTTTTTAGAAGCTGATCTgttcattttgatgaaaatattcACAGATTTATAAAAACTCgcctaatatttgataaaaaaaaactcattactggctaaatattcaatttttaggAATTGAAGTTGAGTTCTTCTAAATGTCAAGAATacttgaaaattacaaaaacctaTTCCCAGAGCTTTTTTCATGACATTattattagggttagtgaattttcacgatttcgcaaagagcgtgaaaatcatgaaatttgaagatttccgtgaaatttatcaattttctcaaatcaattcatcaaaataacaacataataaatatttcattcataAAGACCTTTAAAGTAAATTCCATtagatttaaattgaaaagcatATGAACCATTCGAAGAATTctggagttttatttttttttttttttgaaaaggtccaaaaccaaatttccagtctttgctttttgggtgtttttgaaaccgccttgagtcaggggtattaaaaaacacccaaaaagcaaaaactgaaaatttggtttattgggcctttaaaaaaactccagaattgttagcaaaacaaacattaacatGAAATAGATACAACATTTACTGATAAGTGAATGCTGCGAATATTTAAacaatgttaacaaaaatcattcaaagaagaaaaaaatattctcggatttttttttaaattttgtcgctttcaaccaaaacttgttaaaattgactaaacaagttattgagatttttttaaagattgcacagatttttttaagttgtagtgatttatttttagaattcatTTAAAAGCAAACATTCCTTTAAAAGTAACAATCAGTGAAAATAGTCGTCTTTCCTTTTTCCGTTCAATGATAGAACcggaggagcaaaaaaatagattgaaacATGTAATTCCATCAGAGAAGAGGAagaaaaaatttgagaaaatagaTTGCTATTTACTTGATATTAAAAACAATAGTTTGTAGTTTTCCTTTGGAAACTAActgaatttaacatttttgtcattcgtcgttataaaaatttaactttcaaaattcaaattaaatgatattgaaagatataattttaaaagaagttgatagattcaaacttttttgccttcctcgcctCAATGAGGAAGGGCTATAAAATcattcgaaaaatgaacttctttatttgacatCTTAGACccaccttttttttcttcacaagatctgacaaccccatcaaaagttatgagcacttaagtgttatttatacacttttttgaggccggatcttaaatatttcgatgaaaaagttgtccggatctatcatgcgacacaTCGTAGGAtatgtaattaaaagacctttccaacatgcccaaaagattgaagatctgacaatcctatcaaaagttataagtactttagtgtttcaacaaactttttctgaggccggatctcagatattttgataaaaatatgcgaggaaggcaTTAGGTGGATTAGGTAACGTTTTATCTTTAAAGTCacattttaagaatatttcagattttttctgaggCTGTTTGATTttcacgatatttgattattatttaaattgaaaattttcgtggaagttatttttttgctttttgattttaaataaaattttgaagatttagtTACGAACATTAAAAAGGCAGCTCAATAAATGACAATACGCAtgcctaacattttttttttcaagatttttttcattaatcatttttttttgtcacgttcaattaagtcaattaagttaagattttttaaagtttaacatgaaattttcatagttattttaatatttttcacgttccgcgaaatttccgtgaaatttggtgttttgaaactaaggtccccgtgaaatttgcaatttttgagcgtgaaaaatcactaagcctaattattatttttgtcgatttttgtcCGGCCTCTTTTAGCCTAGAATAATACGATTGTAAAGCACGTTTTAAAGtataaataaattgtttaatacaatttttttgtttagtttacaaataaatttggtttaaattgTATGCCTCTCTATTCTAGAAGGTGAAAGGATTATTTGGCATAAATAAAAGGAATgtaaagtgttattattttgcgttttttgtaagattttcaaaatttctagtGTTTTAATAAAACATCAATATCATTTAATTATCAAATAAACCAAATCCAAACTATTATAAACTTGAATAGCATGTTCAATTCAATTAGAAtttaaatacaaacaaaaatacaaaatatataaaaaaaatctattcaaaGTGTTTCATACCTTTTAACTTAAccagtttaaaataattatcaaaataaatttatttaaaagaatttcatgatacagtagttgttcggtaactgggctgagaacgtagcccagtcactgAATGCTACTCGCTAACTGCAAACGACTTCTTTGCTTATAGAAAAAATACCGTCATCTGGAGTGAACCGGGACTGCAGTTTGAAtggggacagcagtgtttagagcactcaaaggttttaaatttggaaatggatgtacacattttgatggtctgagtctgttctatccgaaaccaaccagaaaaatcaaaatattgtgctctgacatggttaaaactgctgtcccaattcgccccttgtgtcccaattcaccccagttgacggtaccaaTCCAAAACCTAAATTACAATCTTTGAacgattaattatttttattttttttgaggtATGAAATATTCGTATGATTTCAAAACCATCCAAAcgaattaatatttaaaattttcgactTATCAAACAAAACATGTTGTTTTGTcgctggtgtgtgtgtgtgtgtgtgtgtgtgtgtgtgtgtgtgtgtgtgtgtgtgtgtgtgtgtgtgtgtcagttATGGTTTTTTATTTAGACATTTATTTCTtatccaatatttttttcttccttctaAATTTATGTAACTCTTCAACCACACCTAATTGAACCAAATCTCTTCTCTTATTCCAGACCACCCCCACCTCTTCACCCCACTTCCACCTCCGCGAGTCTTCACCTCCTCTGGTGGAACCCTTCGCCTGCTTGGATCGCGTGCCGCTAAAAATCATCCAGGACCAGGACTCGCTCCTTGCGGACGACGACTCGCGGACATCCAGCATCGACGAGGGTATCGGCCTCAGCACGACGGACGATTCCGGCGACGATCTCAACAACAACAGTCATAACCAAAACAACTGTCGGgaagaagaagatgaagaagGAGATGGGGCCGAAAAGGACATTAATTCAGCGCTTATCAAGAGCAAGAAAAAGCGGAAGACTAGTGGCAATAAATCATACCAGTGTGAAATTTGTGAGGAGATTTTCGGGAAGAAAAAGCTGCTCCGAGAGCATCTGGACCGGCGGCATCCGGGGCAGGTTCTGTCCTCGCACCGTTGTGGAATATGTTTCAAGTCTTTCAAGCTGAGGTCCAACTTGAGGCAGCACGTGAGGATTCATACGGGGGAGAGGCCTTTTCGGTGCGACATCTGTGGGAAAACTTTTGTCCAGGGCAGTGCGTTGACCGTCCATAAGGAGTTGCACAAGGAGCGGAAGGAGTACAGCTGCGGGGTGTGTAAGAAGGACTTCAAGTCCAAGTTTGCGTTTAAGAAGCACGAGAAGGTGCACAGCGGCCTACGTCCGTTTATCTGTGATGTCTGCGGGAAGTCTTTTACCCAGAGTTGTAATTTGAAGGCGCACTTGCAACTGCACAGTGGAAACCACGCGTTCAAGTGTGGCACGTGCTTCAAGACGTTTCGATTTAAATCGCATTACGAAGACCACCTGATGACCCACACCAAAGAGAAAAAATACTCCTGCGGCAAGTGCGGCCGGAACTTTGCCTACAAAAACTCATACCAGCGGCACATGCAGCACATCCACCGaatcgacggcgacgacgacgacgacaacggccGGTCCCAGCAGCACCAATGTGGAGTTTGCGGTAAAACTTTTCCCAAATTAAGCCACCTTACGTTCCACAAAAAGGCGTCCCACCGCAAGGGCAGCTCGTTAATCTGTGAAATTTGCGGTTTGGTGTTCCAGAAGGAGGCCACCTTGGTCCGCCACAACGAGACCGTTCACGGTTGTTCCTCCGCATCCTCCTCCTCATCATCACCACTTCCCAGCCAAAGACTGTTTAAATGTGTCATCTGCAGCAAATCCTTCGACGAGGAGTGCCAACTGACAACGCACTTTAAGCTGCACGAAGCCGACGACTGTCCCTTCCAGTGCGGGATGTGTGGGatcctgaacctgaaccaggcGTAGTAATTAGGGTCGCCCGGGAACTTTATGCACTCCCAGATAAGACAAAAGGAAAGTGTTGTGATATGTGTAAATACATTAAAGGGATACAACCATTTAGATTAggataagattatttttaattatgcgTTCCCTCGCAAAGATCCCAACCGAAGGTGGAGCGAAGAAGAGCGCTTTTGGAGCGCGCAGAACCGAAAGGAAAGGATAAGGACCGTTTTCAAGCAGCAGGGCaataatttcataaattcaaaattacaataaaGAACGTATTAGTCATATCCTCTAATAACCGTACCCTCTTGGCTctggttttattttaatttaataaaagcgACATTTCCTTCCGTTCCGAAAGCCTTCCACCGAAAGAGAGATTAGAAATCCCGTCCGCCCCTAGTTCTCTGTGTTTGTGCAAGTTTACTATTCTTTGTACTTTGTTCATATGAATAATCGTTTGTGTACGCTTTTTTTGTGACCCACGTAGCCATTTTGGCATTTTGTCAAAACTATTGACATAGGTATTAGCATGTACGGGTcaattttgcgggcatttcagggaaTGATCCCCTAAGTGTACTGAGCCCGAATCCCATATATCAGCATGATTgattgcgacaggacctggcgctttgactttgaattttaagtgggatttaacccgtaaaatcggttcGTTTCggtttttgccagatttttgcccttttcaaaaacctcatgagctcatagtccgtgttccagggaacaactttgccgaagagtgcgaAAATGTTACATAATTTATTTACAGTGTGTTGGAGTACGCCGTACCGGTGTGGACGCCGTATTACGCCGTCCATCAGCAGAAGATCGAGAGTATCCAGCGTCGGTTCGTAAGGTTTGCAGCTCGAGTGTTGCCCTGGAACGACCCTGTGACACTGGCACCCTACACGAATCTGTGCGCTCTGGTCGGCCTGCCAACACTCCAACACAGaagcaggcctgcaaaatgttttcaACCCAGCGTActcatgaagcaaaccaaaatgtcagttcactgctagcatgtgactgtaagcctactgtgtccgttcaaccactgccgcctgactcgtgccggtcggctgctggagaatgagagacgtgaaaaaatgagctacactcactcaattcgtgtcgtatgactgactcgtaaaatcctctctaaacactattctgactatttttaaacagttaaatggttctagactgtacaaaacactgaaaacaaccataacttatattcaaaattacatttccacgcataaataccaactttttgtgtaaaaaacttgtttctttatatgtgtgcgtgcaacgtcgaatgagcgttggtcgcattgcagctgctcagtgagctagggcactcacgactgagtcgggtttgtttatgtcacgattttgcggttcagtgaatggatctgaaaaaatcgtgtttgcgtcgccgattttcgcgtcaggacccctgacattttcagctctgcacAGAAGAGTTCTCCTTCAACGACTGTTTGTGTTTGACGTCTTGCGGAACAACATTGACTGCAGTGACCTACTCGAGGAAGTCCACATCCGAGTTCCCTCAAGAGAACTTCGGAACCATCAGCTTCTCGACATACCAAGGCACACGACGAACTACGGACACCACAACCCTCTTGACGCCTGCTGTAATAAGTTCAATCACTcgactattttggaaaattttgactttaATATGTGTAAATCTGTGTTTAGAAGTAGAATTTTGTTGCTTAGTTAGTAAGAAACCCTGAAGTCTGCAAagatgataaataaataaatataacacCGGCGCAACATCAACTTTTCTTCAAGCTTTTCTGGCAACACTTCTGCTTGGTTGCATGAGCGTCGCAACGCCTGCCTAATTTTTTTCTGCAGGAGCAGCAAGTGCAGCCAGAAGAGAGTGTTGATGTTTCCAACGGCggtgttttaaataaattctgaaacATGTTGAATAGTGGACGAATCATTACGCACTCGTCGGCGGACTTTGATccaaaaattctacaaaaatcaaattttcaacccaTTTTTGGTCTTTAATAAGCATTGGAATGAAGAAAGAAGCGATTTAAGGAAAATTTAGGTTTGGAacttttacttgttttactttcccaatattaaaaaaaaatgtattttttctgggTCAACTTTGACAGTGTTAAAAAGTTTCCtacattttatgtaaaaaatagtATGCAGTATTTTCCTCGACAATTTAAATGGTATCAGTTTACAGTTTAAAAATTAGTACTCAATCAAtcaattattcgctctacagcattgccttggcgttctcgattgcgagattcctactcgaaactaggtgtccgaaggcttgattgtttagGCAAAtgcaaatctttttttacaccttagcatCCATCcatctcgggattcgaactgacgacctttggattgttagtccaactgcctaccagcgactccaccgagataggacccagggagacgactcctacacctggattgagctaacgacctaagctttttttaaggttagtccggggccaacatttacttcccgtccgacggaaggcgtgatcagacaaatctcgtctcgaaaaatgccaccgggaccgtctgggatcgaacccaggccgactgggtgagaggcaaccacgcttacccctgcaccacggttcccggcaaaAAAATAGTACTAAACATCACTTATGTTGGATATAAGTGCTGTAATTCCATTGCCAAATGCCGGGTGCCTCCATAATGGAGGCCTTGTCAAATTTGTTGGCCTCCAGggtaaaaactaacgttgtaaaaagtttgttatagaaaaatcgtaaaactatgaggaAAAATTAATACCGTAGACTTATAATCCataaaattccctaacttttgccCTATAAGAGAATgtgtgttggaggctgttgcaaaaaaatattaaggttTTTAAAATAACCATTATGGCAAACccaaaagtgcttcaaaagatctttcaaatGTATTCAAGAAAGTTggaattgataaaattttacaaaaatggagcagttttaagatttttttatgttttttggacctcgaACTTCATAGTCCGTGTTACACCACTTTCCTTCGTCGTAAAAAGCTCATATTTGGTATGAATAGACAGAAAAACGCTGATAGTTTCATACAAATCGGAGTGTTCAAAGTACACTTACGCGACTACTGGAGAGTTAACTAGATTGATTCGAGCTGAATAAAAGTATATTGTTTCTCCTTAGCAAATATATtcatttacacagaaaaaaattcaaatcgcATCTTTGTGAGGAAAGTCACATGACAcacattttattcaattttgtaacacaatttaaaaataaaatccagtTTCATcctgaaaattgttattttcaattctaaaaaaatgcaatctttCGATTCTAATCAATATTTATAATATTCATTTTTAAGTCGCATTCAAAGTACTTAATGGTATACGGATGCTTGATAGCAAATAGATTTGTAAGATGCAAGTTCAAGAAAGTTCTCAGTAAAGTATTTTATCCAAAAGATATACAACAGAAAATTCAAAGCTGAACAAGATTGCATTTCACAGAGAACTGCACCCCTTCTCCCTTTCTTGAAAAACTACATCCAAAGACGTTTCCAAGGGAGTGAGCGTGTTAAGAAAACTAGTCCGGGAAAATCATCTCCGGTCCTTCCGTGTCTCCCAGGAGTTATCCCCGTCGTCTTCGAAACAAAACCGGGAACAACACGGGTCGAGCACACGCGCCATAGGTCATAAAATGTTAATGacggtgtgagtgtgtgtgtgtatatttGAGCGAAGAAGGTAAGATGTCATTGCTCATATGTGAATATTAAGGGAGAGGAGACCAGGTCACTAATGACCCCTCGTACTTGTGTCATGCCTAACACACAAAGAGGAAGGGGGAGCTAATAGAATAATCGGCAAATATGAGCGCCAAGGGAGGGAAAAGGGGCATTCCGTTGCAAGATGATTTTTACTCCCGGGATGGGAATAGTGGGTTCACGCCCGAAATAAGAAACGGTGTCATTGTTGATTATTTCGTTTTGGGATAAGGTAGCAGCACTGAAAGATGACAAACGTTTCCCAAGATATTTTGCGTAATGGATGGCAGGGCAGATATCAACCTGTCTTTAGCGAATTAAATGGTATCGTCGTGGGCTAAAGTCCAACTAAAAAGGTTAGCAAATCAAACGCCAAAATCCACCTCacaatggcataaatttgctgTAATGAATAAATTATGCTTCGAGCTTGTTTTATTACCACCACGAGGCAATAATTAAACAACAGCACGC
Protein-coding sequences here:
- the LOC6050585 gene encoding zinc finger protein interacting with ribonucleoprotein K; translated protein: MNTLYLVYVPHTVEYTPAVQFSTLEYATVEVVSDVRVPPDGAVASPLNLLLDDEPMAGNAVLQQLKVAKRSADLAFGEDALEVTMEREDSWSDRDSFSLSIETTPTSSPHFHLRESSPPLVEPFACLDRVPLKIIQDQDSLLADDDSRTSSIDEGIGLSTTDDSGDDLNNNSHNQNNCREEEDEEGDGAEKDINSALIKSKKKRKTSGNKSYQCEICEEIFGKKKLLREHLDRRHPGQVLSSHRCGICFKSFKLRSNLRQHVRIHTGERPFRCDICGKTFVQGSALTVHKELHKERKEYSCGVCKKDFKSKFAFKKHEKVHSGLRPFICDVCGKSFTQSCNLKAHLQLHSGNHAFKCGTCFKTFRFKSHYEDHLMTHTKEKKYSCGKCGRNFAYKNSYQRHMQHIHRIDGDDDDDNGRSQQHQCGVCGKTFPKLSHLTFHKKASHRKGSSLICEICGLVFQKEATLVRHNETVHGCSSASSSSSSPLPSQRLFKCVICSKSFDEECQLTTHFKLHEADDCPFQCGMCGILNLNQA